One window of the Megalops cyprinoides isolate fMegCyp1 chromosome 2, fMegCyp1.pri, whole genome shotgun sequence genome contains the following:
- the LOC118772496 gene encoding melanocortin receptor 4-like, which yields MNSTQHHGLIPGHHPRNLSSGAYPANKPQGDEKDSSSGCYEQLLISTEVFLTLGIVSLLENILVITAIIKNKNLHSPMYFFICSLAVADMLVSVSNASETIVMALINGGHLTIGSSLIKSMDNVFDSMICSSLLASICSLLAIAVDRYITIFYSLRYHNIVTVRRTMMVISCIWAFCTVSGVLFIIYSESTTVLICLITMFFAMLALMASLYVHMFMLARLHVKRIAALPGNAPIRQRANMKGAITLTILLGVFVVCWAPFFLHLILMISCPRNPYCVCFMSHFNMYLILIMCNSVIDPLIYAFRSQEMRKTFKEIFCCYGLPACCVCELPSKY from the coding sequence ATGAATTCCACGCAGCACCACGGACTGATTCCGGGCCACCATCCCCGAAACCTCAGCTCCGGAGCCTACCCTGCCAACAAGCCGCAGGGTGATGAGAAGGACTCCTCCTCGGGCTGCTACGAGCAGCTGCTGATCTCCACCGAGGTGTTCCTCACACTGGGGATCGTCAGCCTCCTGGAGAACATCCTGGTCATCACTGCCATCATCAAGAACAAGAACCTGCACTCGCCCATGTACTTCTTCATCTGCAGCCTGGCGGTGGCCGACATGCTGGTGAGCGTCTCCAACGCCTCGGAGACCATCGTCATGGCGTTGATCAACGGCGGCCACCTGACCATCGGCAGCAGCCTGATCAAGAGCATGGACAACGTATTCGACTCCATGATCTGCAGCTCGCTGCTGGCCTCCATCTGCAGCCTGCTGGCCATCGCCGTGGACCGCTACATCACCATCTTCTACTCGCTGCGCTACCACAACATCGTGACTGTGCGGCGCACCATGATGGTCATCTCCTGCATCTGGGCCTTCTGCACCGTCTCTGGCGTGCTCTTCATCATCTACTCGGAGAGCACCACCGTCCTCATCTGCCTCATCACCATGTTCTTTGCCATGCTGGCCCTCATGGCCTCCCTGTACGTCCACATGTTCATGCTGGCCCGGCTGCATGTCAAGCGCATCGCAGCGCTGCCCGGCAACGCGCCCATCCGGCAGCGGGCCAACATGAAGGGCGCCATCACCCTCACCATCCTGCTGGGCGTCTTCGTGGTCTGCTGGGCGCCCTTCTTCCTCCACCTCATCCTCATGATCTCCTGTCCCCGGAACCCCTACTGCGTCTGCTTCATGTCCCACTTCAACATGTACCTCATCCTCATCATGTGCAACTCGGTCATCGACCCGCTCATCTACGCCTTCCGCAGCCAGGAGATGCGCAAGACCTTCAAGGAGATCTTCTGCTGCTATGGTCTACCcgcctgctgtgtctgtgagctgcccAGTAAGTACTGA